The following proteins are encoded in a genomic region of Lytechinus variegatus isolate NC3 chromosome 7, Lvar_3.0, whole genome shotgun sequence:
- the LOC121418586 gene encoding protein phosphatase 1B-like isoform X3: protein MGAFLEKPNTEKEFFEGSGNGLRFGLSSMQGWRVEMEDAHSAVTGLPHGLEDWSFFAVFDGHAGSKVAKHCSEHMLHEITSNPEFLGSPKIDGKLNPSTDAVKEGIRTGFLSIDSKMRDDIAMTEDRSGSTAVGVIISPKHLFFANCGDSRSVLSRKGQDKPAFSTEDHKPGKPNELKRIEKAGGSVMIERVNGSLAVSRALGDYDYKNNPKIPPTEQLVSAEPEVTVIERTDEEEFIVLACDGIWDVMSNEELCQFIRSRLAITDHLAEICNQVIETCLQKGSRDNMSIVIVTFQNAPEVSQDALTKERELDALLEEKIKGKEPSKRF from the exons ATGGGGGCTTTTCTAGAGAAGCCAAATACGGAGAAAGAATTTTTTGAGGGGTCTGGGAATGGACTACGATTTGGCCTTAGTAGCATGCAAGGCTGGAGGGTAGAGATGGAAGATGCCCATTCAGCGGTCACTGGTTTACCACATGGACTTGAAGATTGGTCCTTCTTTGCAGTGTTTGATGGTCATGCCGGCTCAAAGGTTGCCAAGCATTGCTCGGAGCATATGCTCCATGAAATCACTTCCAATCCTGAGTTTTTAGGATCACCAAAGATAGATGGTAAATTGAATCCCTCTACGGATGCAGTTAAAGAGGGCATTAGGACTGGATTTCTGTCAATAGACTCAAAGATGAGAGACGACATTGCAATGACAGAAGATAGAAGTGGGTCAACTGCTGTTGGAGTTATTATATCGCCAAAGCATTTATTTTTTGCCAACTGTGGGGATTCAAGGTCGGTCCTGTCTAGAAAAGGGCAGGATAAACCAGCGTTCAGCACAGAAGACCACAAACCAGGGAAACCCaatgaattgaaaagaatagAAAAAGCAGGCGGAAGTGTAATGATTGAGCGTGTGAATGGCTCTTTGGCAGTTTCAAGAGCCCTGGGTGATTACGACTACAAGAATAATCCAAAAATCCCACCTACAGAACAGCTTGTCTCAGCAGAGCCTGAAGTAACAGTTATTGAAAGGACAGATGAAGAGGAGTTCATTGTTTTGGCATGTGATGGAATATGGGATGTGATGTCAAATGAAGAACTCTGCCAGTTTATACGTTCAAGATTAGCTATTACAGACCATTTGGCAGAGATATGCAATCAAGTCATCGAGACCTGTTTACAGAAG GGAAGTCGTGATAACATGAGCATTGTGATCGTGACATTTCAGAATGCTCCTGAAGTATCACAGGATGCCCTCACAAAAGAAAGGGAACTTGATGCGCTACTTGAAGAGAAAATCAAAG